A genomic segment from Danio aesculapii chromosome 17, fDanAes4.1, whole genome shotgun sequence encodes:
- the mgaa gene encoding MAX dimerization protein MGA a isoform X4 — protein MADTEKQGAMVLHEEGVTAPTLAPPTTTPPSIFVVLKQLQSSDSGNDKAKLMAISEANKIGISSIGSAVTGIQPTSSTFADTNSTTPSENLPADARCRGITVTLDNNNMWNEFHRCKTEMILTKQGRRMFPYCRFRLSGMEPFQNYVLAMDIKPADNCRYKWSGKGWEPNGKAEPHISRLFVHPESPASGLHWMQYPVSFYRLKLCNTLDQEGHIILHSMHRYLPQIHIIPADKVSKDVLILDRPNVVTLSFAQTEFFAVTAYQNLCITQLKIDYNPFAKGFREDAVNARSSKAKNGLSTDETESELKLSKEMTTLNNLKTLFMKRKASVKVNVDQNVPSPTNGEKKVVNGAAPAVDTNVQSLCKKRPSSLAFSDFIKGAHVKVKRLSLENINKTGLATQPSTACTSKQKEAIDISSKTENSLQIDQKDGTVTGDVLKCESTDTSSRMGVLKANEIKKEIDEHSADKNTLILSDQNLSCSDEKKMETVSSLSTEARPEAKIKKTLPHKRPERVPLPLLAKFLKQRRPSLPKPVSHSSLSDSEKSCEPVQTSESASVLMSFVPCVTTNLDSQPAVTSLSQKVTSSTTDASNITSLSTTLSSLSTTVPLIPSETQLCDRFSASPVGSDPFSAPNTTSPSKPNFNPTPDISNNTDAIFTPDHDNTHRSQSDISSDSTCDVHDSCPPTVNTDTVETPVVPSPRSVFDIPSSTDNDMNSYQDITSMPDVAEGESISDCLLDSSTGSCPEFFSEEIPPNTLFTNEDSLSLPLDDPSSPAFSLPSPAPSSPDPFPPSLFCDRPVPPRKALDSFPERLLDCTASSARDPFPLGFFNDRPEPPRQIFDLPDRPLIGTLASRESLSSSVNNGPEHPMETSDLFSQTHCSDRANSLNDLESAASCETAVSDSSISKPTKPSPHESGCKKYKAKQKKVGTLKLGEHNEVFVGPVPVPLQPSLEDVEGQLFVSFMSKKALRIHLGDDDKPETAQQNTDNPDGNNEEDIEKKIEGLEKVLFHDLKFMKNRQVIHPVLQKVGLKLNLLDVTLEIDLQYLGVQLPIPPPALLPEETSSQAQFVSRTGKTSDFTQIKGWRDKFAPSASLSEGVSSTDAGQSNLSAFCSDMLDEYLASEGKLIDERAAALSQADCTPVAYQLPTKSTSYVRTLDSVLKKQVPATITTTTNKVKPTFKSKVENKSKKPLKSGKGKQTKPIISDAKSSLSMKKPQQNKKFKNKKDFKSLSPEKPVVAPVAASNKTPKGEKSGSTPSTCAGGRSPGLPKTLVKLMDVEDGAVWEGRHRSYITEERAAIALATLVTAEGVSTGSPDAIRIIRRRAPPCLNVFCRLGCVCASLVHLRRHHHCGKPQCMLGCSCLRRKVVALKTPKQEEGTADDSEPQGMSEENKAKWRKKNKMRKTYVLTDPEIAPEPAKRVSTLWDRTRGNFDREVLYCPPPPRSPLPQLLSQELQHDLESFLSPSKQKRVEEVNKSSSKDNIEINLTCARSRPFYSNCHDKPKTDDNKHHISQVSTPDIEEGELVPLNLSGPAKRLEMMSECTWTSTDMRNNVMRIVCEHMAQDRLKQPFWIGKYFVKPISKILEEEENGSVEIYKVIISQPVEKKTENEKVTLKEEELKKHVQKSEVKGLPFLSKCCPAGLLKAEKKSPDAPGQIMVNGKPYPQAKLELGHMGALHPANRLAAYITGRICPTVSAITKPLVTSVPSSTGTTVSIVTCTPASTTTSISKSVGGSTTTTTASTPGLTSPTKKTVYITVASRNTGLTNSGPQIKKVVTPTGPPQTSGQKMLLQVVKTADGNTLYRNSNGQLMQLVPLSQIKALKPNLLSQGQPTIIRLPAPPTVTTNKPQGGSATIVTSSIPTTQTLAKPSGTVPVSTSSSMGGKLISLPSSKSVSLSSLPSTLKVVQGFLGQSGTCTLRILPPNTPTSSTILSQSGLTLLKSASSMPPKQDSDKSETNVSFSSQSTEKTVIPVLKQSTVDPAKQNSSDNANVKEKHFNKEPDPEEREIGSDSTELTDDSDLYSDDDQEDASCISASDREEKIEDTDGMDTEKKGYAEMVVDIETIEESAEQNRIAKFRASAHRRNQKRIHDELLEVRVKRVRQERKRRHTLSECFIKLQGTLGLSSKKFEVSRMRILTKANKEVEYLVKLEDYLVEKKAKLQFKKERYIQTLSQLCDKSTESIGLKLNEIISKQKALEAQSKTKEMNPKPIQAKCKAKPKSKPKCKSKPKSKVVDVCGKQKSLAVQKKVKDVPKATYSPSKPIDLSIKKQKSLETTESVPKSTPSVSVPADLDCSKNTLKILDTNTAITTSTPIQPSFNSTLVMKPVSIPSPVKHPPITRERMRPNILSRASSQAMQGSPVKESLLTNVCIPQVLPLMNTMVPCNQIITINNSLQPIGITSVGQQSSTPGVASVSIVPTLSHPLRVENALPMLHPQFIKITNSPVNINTKVDSASLPNISNVISLAENLVVPRKVGEDKPVVQAQPTSVDNQQNSSDDKIPDLKQKTDEAPSKDVSKQSVVEDQKVASVPKSNPEEPENKSPDDSDDPEDENLLSLLDELVLLSQQLNNEDEDQRIAVPGDVQSCSDKPEDPEPADERALSPLFLTLDEDLMSPDSKDEIDIPPKVDDLVKVIFGSDSPSVSSESGVAQSTNASSPHASTCNATGDGLTPPPLLHMKAACEAASGQSANEGNSVTWRPMPKLVPLGLKAQDAGKVINSSVPNLDSSEQDTPQM, from the exons ATGGCCGATACAGAGAAACAGGGTGCAATGGTGCTTCATGAAGAGGGCGTGACTGCCCCAACACTGGCACCTCCCACAACCACTCCGCCttccatttttgttgttttaaaacagTTGCAATCTAGCGATAGTGGGAATGACAAGGCCAAACTAATGGCAATTAGTGAGGCAAATAAAATAGGGATATCCTCAATTGGCTCTGCTGTGACAGGCATTCAACCAACATCCTCCACATTTGCAGACACTAACAGCACCACACCATCTGAGAACTTACCAGCAGATGCTAGATGTAGAGGCATCACTGTTACCCTGGATAACAACAATATGTGGAACGAGTTCCATAGATGTAAGACTGAGATGATTCTGACTAAACAAGGACGTAGAATGTTCCCCTATTGCCGGTTTCGTCTCTCTGGAATGGAACCTTTTCAGAATTATGTTTTGGCAATGGATATTAAACCTGCTGATAACTGCAGATATAAATGGAGTGGCAAAGGATGGGAACCCAATGGGAAGGCTGAGCCGCATATTTCACGGTTGTTTGTACACCCAGAATCCCCTGCTAGTGGCTTACATTGGATGCAGTACCCCGTTTCATTTTACAGACTGAAACTTTGCAACACCTTGGATCAAGAGGGCCATATTATTTTGCACTCAATGCATCGGTACCTTCCTCAAATTCATATTATACCTGCAGACAAAGTCAGTAAAGATGTTCTAATTTTGGACAGACCCAATGTTGTAACTCTCAGTTTTGCTCAGACTGAGTTTTTTGCAGTCACAGCCTATCAAAACCTTTGCATCACCCAGCTCAAGATTGACTACAACCCCTTTGCCAAAGGTTTCAGGGAGGATGCGGTCAATGCGCGATCATCTAAGGCCAAGAATGGATTGTCCACTGATGAAACAGAGAGTGAGCTCAAGCTGAGCAAGGAGATGACAACCTTAAATAACTTGAAAACACTGTTCATGAAGAGAAAAGCTTCTGTAAAGGTCAATGTGGATCAAAACGTTCCCAGCCCTACAAATGGGGAAAAGAAAGTTGTTAATGGTGCTGCGCCAGCTGTAGACACAAATGTTCAAAGTTTGTG TAAGAAGCGGCCATCGTCATTGGCATTCTCAGACTTCATTAAAGGCGCTCATGTGAAAGTCAAAAGGTTATCACTTGAGAATATCAACAAAACTGGTCTGGCCACGCAGCCATCAACTGCTTGCACAAGTAAACAAAAGGAGGCAATTGATATATCATCCAAAACAGAAAATTCATTGCAGATTGATCAAAAAGATGGAACTGTTACAGGCGATGTTCTCAAATGTGAAAGCACAGACACATCTTCAAGAATGGGTGTATTAAAAGCAAATGAGATTAAAAAAGAAATTGACGAACACAGTGCTGACAAGAATACATTGATattaagtgaccaaaatctatcCTGTTCggatgaaaaaaaaatggagacaGTTTCTTCACTAAGTACTGAAGCCAGGCCTgaagcaaaaataaagaaaaccttACCACACAAGAGACCAGAACGTGTGCCCCTGCCTCTCCTTGCTAAGTTTCTAAAACAGAGAAGACCTAGTTTGCCCAAACCTGTCTCTCACAGCTCACTCTCAGATTCTGAAAAGTCCTGTGAACCTGTCCAAACCTCTGAAAGCGCATCTGTCTTAATGTCTTTTGTACCTTGTGTTACTACAAACCTTGATTCACAACCAGCAGTTACCTCATTATCTCAGAAAGTTACATCATCAACTACAGATGCAAGCAACATAACATCTCTTTCCACTACGTTATCATCTTTATCAACAACTGTCCCCCTTATACCATCGGAAACACAATTATGTGATAGATTTTCAGCTTCCCCAGTTGGCAGTGATCCATTCAGTGCCCCAAACACTACCTCTCCCTCGAAACCTAATTTTAACCCAACACCTGACATTTCTAATAACACTGATGCCATTTTTACACCAGATCATGATAACACACACAGGTCACAGTCAGACATTTCATCTGATTCAACATGTGATGTGCATGACAGCTGTCCACCAACAGTTAACACTGACACTGTTGAAACACCAGTCGTCCCTTCTCCCAGGTCAGTTTTTGATATACCATCTAGTACAGATAATGACATGAACTCTTACCAGGACATTACCTCAATGCCTGATGTAGCTGAGGGTGAATCTATTTCTGATTGTCTTTTAGACAGTTCCACGGGCTCTTGTCCTGAGTTTTTTTCTGAAGAAATCCCTCCAAACACACTATTCACAAATGAAGATTCACTTTCCTTGCCTTTAGATGACCCATCCTCGCCAGCTTTTTCCTTACCTAGCCCGGCTCCCTCCTCTCCTGACCCATTTCCACCAAGTTTATTCTGTGATAGACCAGTACCTCCCAGAAAAGCTCTTGATTCATTTCCAGAGAGGCTATTGGATTGCACGGCTTCTTCTGCTCGTGACCCGTTCCCACTTGGTTTTTTCAATGACAGGCCTGAACCTCCTAGACAGATCTTTGATCTTCCAGATAGACCACTCATAGGAACTTTAGCTTCAAGAGAATCATTATCATCAAGTGTCAACAATGGGCCTGAACATCCCATGGAAACAAGTGACTTGTTTTCTCAAACTCACTGCTCTGATAGAGCAAATTCCCTTAATGATTTGGAGTCAGCTGCTAGTTGTGAGACTGCTGTTTCTGACAGCAGTATTTCCAAACCAACTAAACCGTCACCTCATGAAAGCGGTTGCAAAAAATACAAGGCAAAACAGAAAAAAGTAGGAACACTGAAGTTGGGTGAACATAATGAAGTATTCGTTGGACCTGTACCTGTTCCATTGCAACCCAGCCTGGAGGATGTCGAAGGCCAACTGTTTGTCTCATTCATGTCAAAG AAAGCTCTTCGGATTCATCTTGGAGATGATGATAAACCAGAGACGGCACAACAAAACACAGATAATCCAGATG GCAACAATGAAGAAGATATAGAGAAAAAGATAGAAGGGCTAGAAAAAGTCCTTTTCCATGATCTGAAATTCATGAAGAACAGACAGGTCATTCATCCTGTGCTACAAAAAG TTGGATTGAAGTTGAATCTGCTTGACGTCACCCTGGAAATTGATCTGCAATATTTGGGTGTGCAGTTACCCATACCCCCACCTGCTCTCTTACCTGAAGAAACATCATCTCAAG CCCAGTTTGTTTCAAGGACAGGGAAAACTTCTGACTTCACCCAAATTAAAGGTTGGAGAGATAAGTTTGCTCCCTCTGCATCCCTTAGTGAAG GTGTGTCAAGCACAGATGCAGGACAGAGCAACCTCTCTGCATTTTGTAGTGATATGTTGGATGAGTACCTGGCCAGTGAGGGCAAATTGATTGATGAACGAGCTGCCGCCTTATCACAGGCTGATTGTACCCCTGTAGCATACCAGCTACCCACTAAAAGCACTAGCTACGTTCGCACCCTGGATAGCGTACTTAAGAAACAAGTACCTGCTACCATAACCACAACAACCAATAAAGTCAAGCCAACATTTAAGTCAAAAGtggaaaataaatctaaaaaaccTCTGAAGTCTGGTAAAGGAAAGCAAACAAAACCAATCATTTCTGACGCTAAATCGTCTTTGTCCATGAAAAAGCCACAACAGAAcaagaaatttaaaaataagaagGACTTTAAGAGTTTGAGTCCTGAAAAGCCTGTTGTGGCCCCAGTGGCAGCTTCTAATAAGACTCCCAAAGGTGAAAAATCTGGCTCCACACCATCGACTTGTGCAGGTGGGCGTAGTCCAGGTTTGCCTAAGACTCTGGTAAAGCTGATGGATGTGGAAGATGGAGCAGTGTGGGAAGGCAGACATCGTTCCTATATCACAGAAGAAAGAGCGGCCATTGCTCTAGCTACACTTGTCACTGCTGAG gGGGTATCTACCGGAAGTCCTGATGCCATCAGAATTATAAGACGTCGTGCACCACCGTGCCTCAATGTATTCTGTAGGCTTGGTTGCGTGTGTGCCAGCCTTGTTCATTTGAGGCGACATCATCACTGTGGAAAGCCACAGTGCATGCTGGGCTGTAGCTGCCTACGGCGCAAAGTTGTTGCACTAAAGACTCCCAAACAGGAGGAAGGTACAGCCGATGATTCTGAACCACAAGGAATGTCAGAAGAAAACAAGGCTAAAtggagaaagaaaaacaaaatgaggaAAACATATG TTTTGACAGATCCAGAAATAGCACCTGAACCAGCAAAGCGTGTGAGTACATTATGGGATCGGACAAGAGGAAATTTTGATAGAGAGGTTCTTTACTGTCCTCCTCCTCCGAGATCTCCACTGCCGCAACTCCTATCTCAAGAGCTTCAGCATGATCTGGAAAGCTTTCTCAGTCCTTCAAAACAAAAAAGG GTGGAAGAGGTAAATAAGAGTTCTAGTAAGGACAATATCGAGATCAACCTGACATGTGCTCGTTCTCGACCATTTTACTCAAACTGTCATGATAAACCAAAAACG GATGACAACAAGCACCACATCTCTCAAGTCTCTACACCAG ATATCGAGGAGGGTGAGCTTGTACCTCTAAATTTGTCTGGCCCCGCTAAACGGCTTGAGATGATGTCTGAATGCACTTGGACTAGTACAGACATGAGAAATAACGTTATGCGGATTGTGTGTGAGCATATGGCTCAAGATCGTTTGAAGCAGCCTTTCTGGATTGGCAAGTACTTCGTTAAGCCAATCTCCAAGATtcttgaagaagaagaaaatgggTCTGTTGAAATATACAAAGTCATCATCTCTCAACCAGTGGAGAagaagacagaaaatgaaaaggttACACTAAAAGAAGAGGAGTTGAAAAAGCATGTACAGAAGAGTGAGGTGAAAGGTTTGCCCTTTCTCTCTAAGTGTTGCCCTGCAGGCTTGCTCAAGGCTGAGAAAAAATCACCAGATGCCCCAGGCCAGATAATG GTCAATGGAAAGCCTTATCCTCAAGCCAAGTTAGAGCTGGGGCATATGGGAGCTTTGCACCCAGCCAACAGACTGGCAGCTTACATCACAGGGAGGATATGTCCAACAGTATCAGCCATTACAAAGCCTTTGGTCACATCCGTTCCATCATCTACTGGGACTACAGTATCTATAGTTACCTGTACACCTGCTTCAACAACCACATCTATAAGCAAGTCTGTGG gtgggtctactactactactactgcatcTACTCCTGGATTGACTTCTCCCACTAAAAAGACTGTTTACATAACTGTTGCATCCCGAAATACAGGCCTCACCAATAGTGGTCCTCAGATTAAAAAAGTTGTCACACCGACTGGTCCCCCACAGACCTCAGGCCAAAAGATGTTGCTTCAGGTCGTTAAAACAGCTGATGGCAACACCTTATATCGTAATTCTAATGGCCAACTCATGCAGCTGGTGCCTTTAAGTCAGATCAAAGCTCTCAAACCCAACCTCCTCTCTCAAGGCCAAC CAACCATTATCCGATTGCCTGCACCACCTACAGTGACTACGAACAAGCCTCAGGGAGGCAGTGCCACCATAGTCACATCTTCCATCCCAACAACACAAACACTAGCAAAGCCTAGTGGTACAGTACCAGTCTCTACATCTTCATCTATGGGTGGCAAGTTAATTTCACTCCCTTCATCCAAATCAGTCTCCTTGAGCAGCCTTCCTTCTACCCTTAAAGTTGTCCAGGGTTTTCTGGGACAGTCTGGCACTTGCACATTAAGAATTCTCCCACCAAATACTCCAACTTCCTCCACTATCCTCTCACAGAGTGGCCTCACATTGTTAAAGTCTGCAAGTTCTATGCCGCCAAAACAAGACTCGGACAAGTCTGAGACCAATGTTTCTTTTAGCTCACAATCTACAGAGAAGACTGTCATTCCAGTCTTGAAGCAGTCTACGGTTGATCCTGCTAAACAAAATAGCAGTGATAATGCTAATGtgaaagaaaaacatttcaaCAAGGAACCAGATCCTGAAGAGAGAGAGATTGGTTCAGACTCAACAGAATTAACTGATGACTCTGACCTATACAGTGACGATGACCAAGAGGATGCATCTTGTATAAGC GCTTCTGATAGAGAGGAGAAGATAGAGGATACAGATGGTATGGACACTGAGAAGAAAGGTTATGCAGAGATGGTGGTTGACATTGAGACCATTGAAGAGTCTGCAGAGCAAAACAGAATTGCAAAATTTAGGGCATCTGCACATCGACG TAACCAGAAGCGCATTCATGATGAATTGTTGGAAGTAAGGGTCAAG AGGGTAAGACAGGAGAGAAAGAGGCGCCACACACTCAGTGAGTGCTTTATTAAACTTCAGGGGACTCTGGGACTGTCTTCAAAGAAATTTGAAGTGTCCAGGATGAGGATCCTCACAAAG gCTAATAAAGAAGTTGAGTATCTGGTTAAGCTGGAGGACTACTTGGTAGAAAAAAAAGCGaagctgcaatttaagaaagagCGTTACATACAGACACTTTCACAATTGTGTG ATAAGAGTACAGAGTCCATTGGCCTGAAGCTTAATGAaatcatttctaaacaaaaagcCCTGGAGGCCCAGTCTAAAACAAAAGAGATGAATCCCAAGCCCATTCAGGCTAAATGCAAAGCTAAACCCAAATCCAAACCCAAATGCAAATCCAAACCCAAATCTAAAGTAGTTGATGTTTGTGGTAAACAGAAAAGTTTAGCAGTCCAGAAAAAAGTAAAAGATGTTCCCAAAGCCACCTATTCTCCCTCCAAACCAATAGACTTGAGTATTAAAAAACAGAAAAGTCTGGAAACGACTGAAAGTGTTCCAAAATCCACACCATCAGTCTCAGTGCCTGCAGACCTTGATTGTAGTAAAAATACTCTTAAAATTCTGGATACTAATACAGCAATAACTACATCAACACCTATTCAACCATCTTTCAACTCCACTTTAGTCATGAAACCAGTCTCTATCCCAAGTCCTGTTAAACATCCTCCAATCACACGTGAGAGAATGCGGCCTAACATTCTTTCACGTGCCTCATCTCAGGCGATGCAAGGATCTCCAGTCAAAGAGTCTCTTTTAACTAATG TGTGCATACCTCAAGTATTACCTCTGATGAATACTATGGTTCCATGCAATCAAATCATAACCATAAACAACTCACTTCAACCGATTGGCATCACCTCAGTTGGACAACAATCATCTACACCAG GTGTAGCCTCTGTGTCTATAGTTCCCACACTATCTCACCCGCTTCGAGTGGAAAATGCTCTTCCTATGTTGCACCCTCAGTTTATTAAAATCACAAACAGTCCTGTTAATATTAACACGAAAG TGGATTCTGCAAGCCTTCCAAATATCAGCAATGTTATTTCTCTGGCGGAGAATCTAGTAGTACCACGGAAAGTTGGGGAAGATAAACCTGTTGTCCAAGCACAGCCAACATCTGTGGACAATCAGCAGAATTCTTCCGATGATAAAATTCCTGATTTGAAGCAAAAGACTGATGAGGCTCCATCCAAGGATGTATCCAAACAATCTGTCGTAGAAGATCAGAAAGTTGCATCTGTACCTAAGTCCAACCCAGAAGAACCGGAGAATAAGAGTCCCGATGACAGCGATGATCCGGAAGATGAAAATCTATTGTCTTTGCTGGATGAACTTGTTCTTCTTAGCCAACAGTTGAATAATGAAGATGAAGATCAGAGAATTGCCGTGCCAGGCGATGTACAGTCATGTTCTGACAAACCGGAAGATCCAGAACCGGCAGACGAACGTGCTCTAAGTCCTTTGTTCTTAACTCTAGATGAAGATCTGATGTCCCCAGACTCTAAAGATGAAATCGATATCCCACCCAAAGTGGATGACCTGGTCAAAGTTATCTTCGGGTCAGATTCCCCTTCGGTTTCATCTGAATCTGGGGTTGCACAGTCAACAAATGCTTCGAGCCCACATGCATCAACATGCAACGCTACAGGTGATGGACTTACTCCCCCACCTCTGTTGCACATGAAAGCTGCATGTGAAGCTGCATCAGGCCAATCTGCCAATGAGGGAAACAGTGTGACATGGCGGCCTATGCCTAAACTGGTTCCTCTAGGGTTGAAAGCTCAAGATGCTGGTAAGGTAATCAATTCCTCAGTCCCCAATCTGGATTCAAGTGAGCAAGATACACCACAAATGTGA